In Acomys russatus chromosome 9, mAcoRus1.1, whole genome shotgun sequence, the following are encoded in one genomic region:
- the Echdc3 gene encoding enoyl-CoA hydratase domain-containing protein 3, mitochondrial → MAVLAGLRAFGAKGPSWLWRSPWAPLCARFCSPGSAVPARPEAEARPTNMRQQDGIRNIVLSNPKKRNALSLAMLKSLRGDILHEAESKDLRVIIISAEGPVFSSGHDLKELTGAQGRDYHAEVFQTCSEVMMLIRNHPVPIVAMVNGLATAAGCQLVASCDIAVASDKSSFATPGVNVGLFCSTPAVALGRAVPRKVALEMLFTGEPISAQEALLHGLISKVVPEARLEEETMRIAKKIASLSRSVVALGKATFYKQLPQDLKTAYYLASQAMVDNLALQDGQEGIEAFIQKRKPVWSR, encoded by the exons ATGGCGGTGCTCGCCGGCCTTCGGGCCTTTGGGGCAAAGGGGCCCAGCTGGCTCTGGCGCAGCCCGTGGGCCCCTCTCTGCGCCCGCTTTTGCAGCCCGGGGTCAGCAGTACCCGCGCGGCCGGAGGCGGAGGCAAGGCCCACCAACATGAGACAGCAGGACGGAATCAG GAACATTGTCTTAAGCAATCCCAAGAAGAGGAATGCGCTGTCACTGGCCATGCTGAAATCTCTCCGAGGTGACATTCTTCATGAAGCTGAAAGCAAAGACCTGAGAGTCATAATCATCTCAG CTGAGGGCCCTGTGTTTTCATCTGGGCATGATTTGAAGGAGCTGACAGGTGCGCAAGGCCGTGATTACCACGCTGAAGTATTTCAGACCTGTTCTGAG GTCATGATGCTGATCCGGAACCACCCGGTCCCCATCGTTGCCATGGTCAACGGCTTGGCCACAGCTGCCGGCTGCCAGCTTGTTGCCAGCTGCGACATTGCTGTGGCAAGTGACAAGTCGTCTTTTGCTACTCCTGGGGTGAATGTTGGACTTTTCTGCTCCACCCCCGCCGTGGCCCTGGGGAGAGCGGTGCCCAGAAAG GTGGCCCTGGAGATGCTTTTCACTGGGGAGCCCATTTCTGCTCAGGAGGCCTTGCTCCACGGCCTCATCAGTAAAGTGGTGCCAGAGGCGCGGCTGGAGGAAGAGACCATGAGGATAGCGAAGAAGATTGCCTCTTTGAGCCGCTCCGTGGTGGCGTTGGGCAAGGCGACCTTTTACAAACAACTGCCCCAAGACCTCAAAACAGCATACTACCTCGCCTCCCAGGCCATGGTGGACAACCTGGCCCTGCAGGATGGGCAGGAAGGAATCGAGGCCTTCATCcagaagagaaagcctgtctggtcACGCTGA